A window from Aerococcus sp. Group 1 encodes these proteins:
- a CDS encoding DegV family protein encodes MKAAFIIDSTASLPDNMKNLPNVMEVELSVRFPDGEVFGDTTDIAESKRFYNKLETSEDLPSSSQPQPVEFYRVCDRLVEEGYDTVFGIFLSSKISGTLQTAHMILEEYAEHFNSYIIDSKGTSIQMLHILKEGMAMVEEGRQPEAIAEEMQWIADNSRVYVMLKDLKNIVKGGRATSFQAALSTMLRVFVILYFNEAGEVVLFDKVRTKRKVIKRYIELVQEAKDRYPAGLKLAFAHGNAPEEVKEFEQAILAEFPDLDYMTTYLTPVLGTHGGQGCIGMGTLACRRPQGE; translated from the coding sequence ATGAAGGCTGCTTTTATCATTGATAGTACGGCATCACTTCCCGATAATATGAAGAATTTGCCCAATGTCATGGAAGTGGAATTATCGGTACGTTTTCCTGATGGGGAGGTCTTTGGTGACACGACAGATATTGCGGAAAGCAAGCGCTTTTACAACAAATTGGAGACCAGTGAGGACCTCCCAAGCTCTTCGCAACCTCAACCTGTAGAATTTTACCGGGTCTGTGACCGGCTAGTGGAAGAAGGCTATGACACAGTTTTTGGTATTTTCCTTTCCTCTAAAATAAGCGGGACCTTACAGACTGCCCATATGATTTTAGAGGAGTATGCTGAACACTTTAATTCTTATATTATCGACTCTAAGGGAACTTCTATCCAAATGCTTCACATCTTAAAAGAGGGAATGGCAATGGTAGAAGAGGGGCGGCAGCCTGAAGCTATAGCGGAAGAAATGCAATGGATTGCTGATAACTCCCGTGTCTATGTCATGTTAAAAGACTTGAAAAATATTGTTAAAGGCGGACGAGCAACTTCCTTTCAAGCAGCCTTGTCTACCATGCTAAGAGTATTTGTTATTCTATACTTCAATGAAGCAGGTGAAGTGGTTTTATTTGATAAGGTTAGAACCAAACGTAAGGTGATCAAGCGCTATATTGAACTCGTTCAAGAGGCAAAAGATCGCTACCCTGCAGGGCTAAAATTAGCTTTTGCTCATGGTAATGCCCCTGAGGAAGTCAAAGAATTTGAACAAGCAATTTTAGCTGAATTCCCTGATTTAGATTATATGACGACTTATTTGACCCCTGTTTTAGGGACCCATGGAGGCCAAGGATGTATTGGCATGGGAACGCTAGCATGTCGTCGCCCACAAGGAGAATAA